GATTACGCTGTGCAACCAAGAAAAACCATGGCGCTGTAATTGCTAGAAATAAAATCGTGCCGCTGAATAAGCGTAAACGTGCCCAGATTTTCCAATCCCAAGAAGTGATGGAGTAAGCAACAAAGACCATTGCTGGAATGGCAGCACCAATCACTCCTTTGGAAAGTGTTGCAAGCGCCATGAAGATCCAGCAAGCCCACATCCAATTTCGGCAGGGGATTTTGTTGCGCGAAGTTTGGGCTAGCAATAGGCTACACAACGCCGCCACTAAAAAAGATGACAGCCCCATGTCTAAAGAATTGAAATGGCCGCTAATGACCCACATCGGACTTGATGCGAGTACGACAGCAGCTAACCATCCCGCTCTAGCGCTGAAAATGCGAGCACCAGTAAAGCCAATGAGTAAAATAGTGAGAAAGCCAGTGAGCCCAGTCCACAGACGTGCTTGCCAATCACCGATACCGAAAACTTGAAATGCAGCAGCAGTTGCCCAAGCTTGTAATGGTGGTTTCTCAAAATACTTGTAGCCGTTGTAACGTGGCGTAACCCAATCGCCTGTGACCAACATCTCCCTTGCTATTTCTGCATAACGTCCCTCATCAGATGGGATGAGATGGCGATAGTTCAGCGTGCCAAACCAGATCAAGCTATAAATAATGGCAAGCAATAAAATTTTGCCGGGATGAAGCGCAGAGGATTGCCGAATTTCTCCAAATTGCATTAGCTTGGCTCCACAATTAACGCTAGAAGAACTTGACGTCCTTCTCCTACCAAAATGTTGTAGGTGCGACAGGCGGCTTGAGAATCCATGATTTCAAAGCCAATTTTTGCCAAAATGAGGGATTTGAGGAGCTCTGGCTTGGGAAAGCGCTGTTTAGCGCCTGTGCCAATCAGAATTAATTCAGGCTTGAGATCGACCATTTGGAGAAAATGGGATGAATCTAGGCCGTCGAATGATTTAACTGGCCATTCAGAGATTGCCCCATCAGAGCTCAATAAGACAGCATAGGCATATGGGGTCTGGTTGATCTCGACGTAGCCATCTCCATAGCCGGTGATCGTGTTGGCTCCGGAATGGGGGTCAGATTGAAGCTTCAAGTGGACTCTCTGTCATAATTATGTGGATTATAGCTAGCTGTTTTTTCCAAGATTTCAAGAACTTACCCTTTAATTTATTGTGAAACCCATCCTAAAGTCCCAAAAACTCAATCACGTCTGTTATGACATTCGTGGGCCAGTGCTTGAGCTCGCTCAGCGCATGGAGGAAGAG
Above is a genomic segment from Polynucleobacter sp. MG-5-Ahmo-C2 containing:
- a CDS encoding Mth938-like domain-containing protein — protein: MKLQSDPHSGANTITGYGDGYVEINQTPYAYAVLLSSDGAISEWPVKSFDGLDSSHFLQMVDLKPELILIGTGAKQRFPKPELLKSLILAKIGFEIMDSQAACRTYNILVGEGRQVLLALIVEPS